A stretch of Clostridium formicaceticum DNA encodes these proteins:
- a CDS encoding NADH:flavin oxidoreductase — translation MYSHEKYRFKKLEELVEKIDEMKLDVPISEELDILKTSCQLSKRELQNRMIVHPMEGCDGELDGSPGELTFRRYQRFARGGAGLLWFEATAVVPEGRANPRHLYINKENVAVFKRLLDVSLEEGKKVNGDKYKPYTVLQLTHSGRYSRPVNAPAPIIAVNNPYLDKKDIQQYHIITDEELMALEDAFVEAAELAKKAGFDAVDIKCCHRYLCSELLSAHTREGQYGGSFENRTRFLLNIIDKIRNRMGDSIDITVRLNIFDAIPYPYGWGVDKNSPDQYDLEEPIQLVKALSKRGVEILNVSAGNPYYNPHIGRAYDLGSYVPKEHPLEGIHRLMELAKLIQQQVHEMMIIGTGFSWLRNLGPHVAAGGIKNGYFKLVGFGRQAFAYPDFPRDILEKGEFDKKKCCIACSKCTEIMRDGGRTGCVIYDQEVYKEIYLAGRDGKPSLVGTHEADHI, via the coding sequence ATGTATTCACACGAAAAGTACCGCTTTAAGAAATTAGAAGAATTAGTTGAGAAGATTGATGAAATGAAATTAGATGTGCCGATTTCCGAAGAATTAGATATTCTCAAAACGAGTTGTCAACTTAGTAAAAGAGAACTTCAAAATAGGATGATCGTGCATCCTATGGAGGGTTGTGACGGTGAGCTAGATGGCAGCCCTGGAGAATTAACTTTTCGCAGGTATCAAAGATTTGCTAGGGGTGGTGCTGGACTCTTATGGTTTGAAGCAACTGCAGTAGTTCCAGAAGGCAGGGCAAATCCAAGACATTTGTACATAAATAAGGAGAACGTAGCAGTTTTTAAAAGACTGTTAGATGTATCTCTTGAAGAAGGTAAAAAAGTAAATGGAGATAAGTATAAACCCTATACGGTCCTTCAATTGACCCACTCAGGGCGGTATAGTAGACCGGTTAATGCTCCAGCCCCTATTATTGCAGTAAATAATCCTTATTTAGATAAAAAGGATATTCAGCAGTATCATATTATTACTGATGAAGAGTTAATGGCATTAGAAGATGCTTTTGTAGAGGCGGCAGAATTGGCAAAAAAAGCAGGATTTGATGCGGTAGATATTAAGTGTTGTCACAGATATTTATGTTCTGAATTGCTTTCTGCTCATACGAGAGAGGGGCAGTATGGTGGCTCTTTTGAAAATAGGACTAGATTTTTACTAAATATCATTGATAAAATAAGAAATAGAATGGGAGATTCTATTGATATTACTGTTAGGCTAAATATATTTGATGCTATTCCCTATCCCTACGGCTGGGGCGTTGATAAAAATTCTCCAGATCAATATGATTTAGAAGAACCTATTCAGCTAGTCAAAGCGTTGTCTAAAAGAGGTGTAGAGATTTTAAATGTTTCAGCAGGTAATCCTTACTATAATCCACATATCGGTAGAGCTTATGATCTAGGGTCTTATGTACCTAAAGAGCATCCTCTAGAAGGTATTCATAGGCTCATGGAACTGGCAAAACTTATTCAACAGCAGGTTCATGAAATGATGATTATTGGAACGGGTTTTAGCTGGTTGAGAAATCTTGGTCCTCATGTAGCAGCTGGTGGCATTAAAAATGGTTACTTCAAACTTGTTGGTTTTGGAAGACAAGCCTTCGCGTATCCTGATTTTCCGAGGGATATCCTTGAAAAAGGCGAATTTGATAAGAAAAAGTGTTGTATTGCCTGTAGTAAATGTACTGAAATTATGCGGGATGGCGGTAGGACAGGTTGTGTGATATATGATCAAGAGGTGTACAAGGAAATTTATTTAGCAGGTAGAGATGGTAAACCATCACTAGTAGGAACCCATGAAGCAGATCATATATAG
- a CDS encoding DUF362 domain-containing protein produces MHNNEIAVIYGKNPKEMVKRLLENINLGSGWKKEATIALKPNLVVSKKASSGATTSPEMVEGVIVYLQQQGFKNLTIMESSWIGDSTTKAFKVCGYEEISKKYQVPLLDLKKDATKTVKIKDLDLKVCASVYDVDVFINLPVLKGHCQTKMTCALKNMKGCIPDDEKRRYHTLGLHKPIAYLNKALKQDVVIVDGMMGDLNFEEGGTPVEMDRIIVGRDPVLIDSYIAELMGYNIEDIPYIPISAELGIGSTNLRDAVVTEYDIDNKNINTMKASSEVARLAKYIIDQDACSACYGTLIHALQRLKDKGKLDVLGEKIYIGQGYRGQASEGIGIGLCTSKFARSVGGCPPKAKDIVAFLEEE; encoded by the coding sequence ATGCATAACAATGAAATCGCTGTTATTTATGGAAAAAATCCAAAAGAGATGGTAAAAAGACTGTTAGAAAATATCAACTTAGGAAGTGGATGGAAGAAGGAGGCAACCATTGCTTTAAAGCCTAATTTGGTTGTATCAAAAAAGGCCTCCAGCGGCGCCACCACATCCCCAGAAATGGTAGAGGGTGTTATCGTGTACTTGCAACAGCAGGGATTTAAAAATCTTACGATTATGGAGAGTTCCTGGATTGGTGATAGTACAACCAAGGCATTTAAGGTATGTGGTTACGAAGAAATCTCAAAAAAATACCAAGTACCTCTTCTAGATTTAAAAAAGGATGCAACGAAGACCGTAAAGATAAAGGACCTAGACTTAAAGGTGTGTGCATCTGTATATGATGTAGATGTTTTCATTAACCTTCCAGTTTTAAAGGGTCACTGTCAAACAAAGATGACCTGTGCGCTGAAAAATATGAAGGGATGTATTCCTGACGATGAGAAGAGAAGATACCATACCTTGGGATTGCATAAGCCCATCGCCTATTTGAATAAAGCACTTAAGCAAGATGTAGTGATTGTAGATGGCATGATGGGAGATTTAAACTTTGAAGAGGGTGGCACACCGGTAGAAATGGATCGTATCATTGTTGGAAGAGATCCTGTATTGATAGATAGCTATATAGCAGAGCTAATGGGTTATAACATAGAAGATATCCCATATATACCTATTTCTGCTGAGTTAGGTATAGGAAGCACAAACTTAAGGGATGCTGTTGTTACTGAATATGATATCGACAATAAAAATATTAACACCATGAAAGCATCCTCCGAAGTAGCTAGACTTGCAAAATATATCATCGACCAAGATGCTTGCTCTGCTTGTTATGGCACTTTGATTCATGCCCTACAACGGTTAAAGGATAAAGGAAAACTAGATGTGTTAGGGGAAAAAATTTACATCGGCCAAGGATATAGAGGTCAAGCTTCTGAAGGAATCGGCATCGGTTTATGTACCAGCAAATTTGCTAGAAGTGTTGGAGGATGTCCTCCAAAGGCAAAAGATATTGTAGCGTTTTTGGAAGAGGAGTAA